AGAAGTTTTTTCGCAATACTGATCCGGTAACTGCTGATGAACTCCGAAGGAGTCTTTCCCGTGATCTCCTTGAAGATACGGCTGACATGGCTGCGGTTCAGCTGGAGGTACTCACTTAGTTCGGCCACCGAAAGCTCCGGGTGATGGTAATTGGCCCGAATGTAGCTGACCGCGCGGTTCACATGCCAGTTCGTCAGGTCAGTAATGTTGTGGGAGTGGGAAATCATGCGCGAAAGATAGATAATGAGGCGCCAAAAGTTCAGGCGAAGCAACAGCTCCTGTCCGAGAGGATCGTCCAGAGTCCCGTTCAGCTCCTCAATCAGCTCCCGGAGGGTTGCACCCAGATATCCGGTATCGCGACCTGTCACCCAGGTATCCCCTCCCCGGAAGGGCCAGGCAGACGGGTTCAGATACTGTACCACATCTAGCGTAGACCCGACCACCCTTTCACTGGGTTGGAAGAAGAACTCGCAGTTAATG
The nucleotide sequence above comes from Bacillota bacterium. Encoded proteins:
- a CDS encoding AraC family transcriptional regulator, giving the protein MILCDLYRKELWKQPYVPVIEYYYRRTFPPDYRFSSHTHSAIEVMYVEHGEMSVEVEGEAVHLQTREFVVINTEIPHGILSVSKNCRVINCEFFFQPSERVVGSTLDVVQYLNPSAWPFRGGDTWVTGRDTGYLGATLRELIEELNGTLDDPLGQELLLRLNFWRLIIYLSRMISHSHNITDLTNWHVNRAVSYIRANYHHPELSVAELSEYLQLNRSHVSRIFKEITGKTPSEFISSYRISIAKKLLATTDMSIIDICQEIGISSEQYFSRLFSKKVGISPRSFRRSREVLSAWPPDQEE